In Deinococcus aquaedulcis, one DNA window encodes the following:
- the lptB gene encoding LPS export ABC transporter ATP-binding protein has product MTAPLSHPPAAPAPGAREARPVLHAEGLSKTYGRRAVVRGVNLEVRPGEIVALFGPNGAGKTTTFYMLVGFIRPGGGRIGLGKRDVTRLPMHERARLGLGYLPQEPSAFRKLTARDNLLAILEYQGLPRSEQEARADALLAEFGLSHLAGSFAYQLSGGERRRLELARALTTDPDYLLLDEPFTGVDPKSIREIQRLIRELRDRRGLGVFITDHNVRETIALTDRVYLMYDGEVKFEGTPAQFAQDEDARRHYLGDDFEL; this is encoded by the coding sequence GTGACCGCGCCCCTGTCCCACCCGCCCGCCGCGCCGGCGCCCGGCGCCCGCGAGGCCCGGCCGGTGCTGCACGCCGAGGGCCTGAGCAAGACTTACGGTCGCCGCGCGGTGGTGCGCGGCGTGAATCTGGAGGTGCGCCCCGGCGAGATCGTGGCGCTGTTCGGCCCCAACGGCGCCGGCAAGACCACCACGTTTTACATGCTGGTGGGTTTTATTCGCCCCGGCGGCGGGCGCATTGGTCTGGGGAAACGCGACGTGACCCGCTTGCCCATGCACGAGCGCGCCCGGCTGGGCCTGGGGTACCTGCCGCAGGAACCCAGCGCCTTTCGCAAGCTGACCGCCCGTGACAACCTGCTGGCGATCCTGGAGTACCAGGGCCTGCCGAGAAGCGAGCAGGAGGCCCGCGCCGACGCCCTGCTGGCCGAATTTGGCCTCTCGCATCTGGCAGGCAGCTTCGCCTATCAGCTTTCGGGGGGCGAGCGCCGCCGCCTGGAACTGGCCCGGGCGCTGACCACCGACCCCGATTACCTGCTGCTGGACGAGCCCTTTACTGGCGTGGACCCCAAGAGCATCCGTGAGATTCAGCGCCTGATCCGCGAGCTGCGTGACCGCCGGGGTCTGGGCGTGTTTATCACCGACCACAACGTGCGCGAGACCATTGCCCTGACCGACCGCGTGTATCTGATGTACGACGGCGAAGTGAAGTTTGAAGGCACGCCCGCGCAGTTTGCCCAGGACGAGGACGCCCGGCGCCACTACCTGGGCGACGATTTCGAGCTGTGA
- a CDS encoding phosphopentomutase yields the protein MLLTIIVLDSVGVGELPDAERFGDAGAHTLNHTLQAAPAALPHLAALGLAQVPTVQTSPQTVPAGPAQGAYGRMREVSPGKDTSTGHWEFMGVQLQHPFQVFPDGFPPAVMDRFDAATGKGHLCNKPYSGTDVIRDFGPEHLKTGAPIVYTSADSVFQIAAHEDVVPLETLYAWCQAAREILQGEYAVARVIARPFRGEFPFERANEHRKDYSLVPPPTVLDAVKATGQAVIGIGKIPDIYAHQGFTEEIHTDSNADGVAKTLARMQQAASEGTSGLIFTNLVDFDSKYGHRRDPAGYSACLAEFDAALPSLIAATPEDGALIIISDHGNDPTWHGSDHTREHGLLLMHRAGWAGVNLGERATFADVGATVAEALGAQWQGPGESFWTRPS from the coding sequence ATGCTGCTGACGATCATCGTGCTGGATTCCGTGGGCGTGGGCGAGCTGCCCGACGCCGAGCGGTTTGGCGACGCCGGAGCCCATACTCTGAACCACACCCTGCAGGCCGCCCCCGCCGCGCTGCCGCATCTGGCGGCGCTGGGGCTGGCGCAGGTGCCCACCGTACAGACCAGCCCCCAGACGGTGCCGGCCGGGCCCGCCCAGGGCGCCTACGGCCGCATGCGCGAGGTCAGCCCCGGCAAGGACACCAGCACCGGCCACTGGGAATTCATGGGCGTGCAACTGCAGCACCCTTTTCAGGTATTCCCGGACGGCTTTCCGCCCGCCGTGATGGACCGCTTTGACGCCGCCACCGGCAAGGGCCACCTGTGCAACAAGCCCTACAGCGGCACCGACGTGATCCGCGACTTTGGGCCCGAGCACCTGAAGACCGGCGCCCCGATTGTGTACACCAGCGCCGACTCGGTGTTTCAGATTGCCGCGCACGAGGACGTGGTGCCGCTGGAAACCCTGTACGCGTGGTGCCAGGCCGCCCGCGAGATCCTGCAGGGCGAATACGCCGTGGCGCGCGTGATTGCCCGGCCCTTCCGGGGCGAGTTTCCCTTTGAGCGCGCGAACGAACACCGCAAGGATTACAGCCTGGTGCCGCCACCCACCGTGCTGGACGCGGTCAAGGCCACTGGGCAGGCGGTGATCGGGATTGGCAAGATTCCCGATATCTACGCCCACCAGGGCTTTACCGAGGAAATTCACACCGACAGCAACGCCGACGGCGTCGCCAAGACGCTGGCCCGGATGCAGCAGGCGGCGAGTGAGGGCACCTCGGGGCTGATTTTCACGAACCTCGTGGACTTTGACAGCAAGTACGGCCACCGCCGCGATCCGGCTGGCTACAGCGCCTGCCTGGCCGAGTTCGACGCCGCGCTGCCCAGCCTGATCGCCGCCACGCCCGAAGACGGCGCCCTCATCATCATCAGCGACCACGGCAACGACCCCACGTGGCACGGCAGCGACCACACCCGCGAACACGGCCTGCTGCTGATGCACCGCGCGGGCTGGGCCGGCGTGAATCTGGGCGAGCGCGCCACCTTTGCCGATGTGGGCGCCACGGTGGCCGAGGCACTGGGGGCCCAGTGGCAGGGACCGGGTGAGAGCTTCTGGACGCGCCCGAGCTAA
- the hisD gene encoding histidinol dehydrogenase: MQVLQGQDARRALTRTFNDLPVPDAVLARIESTFGEPLSPEAVVERLLADVRARGDEALRDWTERLDGHRPEALAVSAAEQAAATVDEALHDAIRTAIARVRAFYAQQPAHGFLNHGPDGALGQLVRPLGRVGVYVPGGLAPLISTLIHTAVPAQVAGVPEIVVTTPPARDGTVHPAILVAARELGISQIFKVGGAQAIGALAYGTPSIPAVDKIAGPGNLFVVIAKRMVYGMAGIESLPGPTETLVVADDSASARFVAADLLAQAEHNGAEPVLVSTSRELLLAVQAELHGQLEALPEPNRSWARDSVLARMKVVLAGSLDEALDLANLYAPEHLCLLTRDPWSLLGGVQRAGGVFLGEASMEALGDYVAGPSHVMPTGGTARFMSPVNVRDFQNIISVVGLNEGALRRIGPAGALLARAEGLEAHARAIESRLHPEAEGTSPGAFLPT; encoded by the coding sequence ATGCAAGTCCTGCAAGGCCAAGACGCCCGGCGCGCCCTGACGCGCACCTTCAATGACCTGCCGGTGCCAGACGCCGTGCTGGCCCGCATCGAGTCCACCTTTGGCGAGCCCCTGAGCCCGGAAGCGGTGGTCGAGCGCCTGCTGGCCGACGTGCGCGCGCGCGGCGACGAGGCCCTGCGCGACTGGACCGAGCGGCTGGACGGCCACCGGCCTGAAGCGCTGGCGGTGTCGGCCGCCGAACAGGCGGCGGCCACGGTGGATGAGGCCCTGCACGACGCCATCCGCACCGCCATCGCCCGGGTGCGCGCCTTTTACGCGCAGCAGCCTGCCCACGGCTTTCTGAACCACGGCCCGGACGGCGCCCTGGGCCAGCTGGTGCGGCCCCTGGGGCGCGTGGGGGTCTACGTGCCCGGCGGGCTGGCGCCCCTGATCAGCACGCTGATTCACACGGCGGTGCCCGCGCAGGTGGCAGGCGTGCCCGAGATCGTGGTGACCACGCCCCCCGCCCGGGACGGCACGGTTCACCCGGCGATTCTGGTGGCGGCGCGGGAACTGGGGATTTCGCAGATCTTCAAGGTGGGGGGCGCGCAGGCCATTGGCGCGCTGGCCTACGGCACGCCCAGCATTCCCGCTGTGGACAAGATCGCCGGGCCCGGCAACCTGTTCGTGGTGATCGCCAAGCGCATGGTGTACGGCATGGCGGGCATTGAAAGCCTGCCCGGCCCCACCGAGACCCTGGTGGTGGCCGACGACAGCGCCTCAGCGCGCTTTGTGGCCGCCGACCTGCTGGCCCAGGCCGAGCACAACGGCGCTGAGCCGGTGCTGGTGTCCACCAGCCGCGAGTTGTTGCTGGCCGTCCAGGCCGAACTGCACGGCCAGCTCGAAGCCTTGCCCGAACCCAACCGGAGCTGGGCGCGCGATTCGGTCCTGGCGCGCATGAAGGTGGTGCTGGCCGGGTCGCTGGACGAGGCGCTGGACCTCGCCAACCTGTACGCCCCCGAGCACCTGTGCCTGCTGACCCGCGACCCCTGGAGCCTGCTGGGGGGGGTGCAGCGCGCGGGCGGGGTGTTTCTGGGCGAGGCCAGCATGGAGGCCCTGGGTGACTACGTGGCGGGCCCCAGCCACGTGATGCCCACCGGGGGCACCGCCCGCTTCATGAGCCCGGTGAATGTGCGCGACTTCCAGAACATCATCTCCGTGGTGGGCCTGAACGAGGGGGCGCTGCGCCGCATTGGCCCGGCCGGGGCGCTGCTGGCCCGCGCCGAGGGCCTGGAAGCCCACGCCCGCGCCATTGAAAGCCGCCTGCACCCTGAAGCCGAGGGAACTTCTCCCGGCGCCTTCCTGCCCACATGA
- the yedA gene encoding drug/metabolite exporter YedA, with translation MTPAARPAPTPLTPAVLLCLGLVYVVWGSTYFGIKVAIETLPPLGMLAARFVVAGALLLAFLRWRGAPWPTAREWGASALVGTLLLGGGTGLVTLAERDASSSVAAMIIAVSPLFAALFGRLWGERTGGREWLGIGVGLAGIALLNVGELRATPLAALLLILAPICWTFGSQWSRRLPLPAGLMGSAAEMLTGGAVLLTLSVLLGERWGTPSAASLWALGYLTVFGSLVAYSAYMYLVAHTRPALATSYAYVNPVVAVLLGVGFGGERLGTLGWVALAVILAGVLLVAWPRRTTGAPPAEGAPRDR, from the coding sequence ATGACCCCGGCCGCGCGCCCGGCGCCGACGCCCCTAACGCCGGCCGTGCTGCTGTGCCTGGGGCTGGTGTACGTGGTGTGGGGCAGCACCTATTTCGGCATCAAGGTGGCGATTGAAACCCTGCCGCCACTGGGGATGCTGGCCGCGCGCTTTGTGGTGGCCGGGGCGCTGCTGCTGGCTTTCCTGCGCTGGCGCGGGGCGCCGTGGCCCACCGCGCGGGAATGGGGCGCCAGCGCCCTGGTGGGCACCCTGTTGCTGGGCGGCGGCACCGGGCTGGTCACGCTGGCCGAGCGCGACGCCAGCAGTTCGGTGGCCGCCATGATCATCGCCGTTTCGCCGCTGTTTGCCGCGCTGTTTGGGCGGTTGTGGGGCGAACGCACCGGCGGGCGCGAGTGGCTGGGCATTGGGGTGGGTCTGGCCGGCATTGCCCTGCTGAACGTGGGCGAACTGCGCGCCACACCGCTGGCCGCCCTGCTGCTGATCCTGGCGCCGATCTGCTGGACCTTCGGCAGCCAGTGGTCGCGGCGCCTGCCGCTGCCCGCCGGGCTGATGGGCAGCGCCGCCGAGATGCTCACCGGGGGCGCAGTGCTGCTGACCCTGAGTGTGCTGCTGGGCGAACGCTGGGGCACCCCCAGCGCCGCCAGCCTGTGGGCCCTGGGGTACCTCACGGTGTTTGGCAGTCTGGTGGCGTACTCGGCCTATATGTACCTCGTGGCACACACCCGGCCCGCACTGGCCACCAGTTACGCCTACGTGAATCCGGTGGTGGCGGTGCTGCTGGGCGTGGGCTTTGGCGGCGAGCGGCTGGGCACGCTGGGCTGGGTGGCCCTGGCGGTGATTCTGGCCGGAGTGCTGCTCGTGGCGTGGCCGCGCCGGACCACCGGCGCCCCCCCGGCCGAGGGGGCGCCACGTGACCGCTGA
- a CDS encoding antibiotic biosynthesis monooxygenase → MTAEPGLQFQTHQPSDPTSLVIRRRIRPGQEAAYEALLTEANALLAGIPGHRGTGVIRPAPGEHEYTLVARFDSLTSAAAWELSPERAAWLARVTPLVDEQLSFEKQPGLDFWFTPPAAPSLRQPPRWKMALLTLAALYPVSLGTGWLFGTALAPWLGHWPTPLRALPQMVVVVVSMTYLVMPAVTRWAAGWLRRG, encoded by the coding sequence GTGACCGCTGAACCGGGCCTGCAATTCCAGACGCACCAGCCCAGCGATCCCACCAGTCTGGTGATTCGGCGGCGCATCCGGCCCGGCCAGGAGGCCGCCTATGAAGCGCTGCTGACGGAAGCCAATGCGCTGCTGGCAGGCATTCCCGGCCACCGGGGCACCGGGGTCATTCGCCCGGCGCCCGGGGAACACGAATACACCCTGGTGGCCCGTTTCGACTCGCTGACCAGCGCCGCCGCCTGGGAGCTGTCCCCGGAGCGCGCCGCGTGGCTGGCACGGGTCACGCCGCTGGTGGATGAGCAGCTGAGTTTTGAAAAACAGCCCGGGCTCGATTTCTGGTTTACGCCCCCCGCCGCCCCCAGCCTGCGCCAGCCGCCCAGATGGAAGATGGCCCTGCTGACCCTGGCCGCGCTGTACCCGGTCAGCCTGGGAACAGGCTGGCTGTTCGGCACCGCCCTGGCGCCGTGGCTAGGCCACTGGCCCACGCCCCTGCGCGCCCTGCCGCAGATGGTGGTGGTGGTGGTGTCCATGACCTATCTGGTGATGCCAGCCGTGACGCGCTGGGCGGCGGGGTGGCTGAGGAGGGGGTAG
- a CDS encoding D-alanine--D-alanine ligase family protein — MKKRILLLAGGQSGEHEVSLLSARSVLGALPRDQFDVTPVVISKQGRWLPPTETVRALEQGAAPVGGDLVLHRAASAEGYDAVFPLLHGPMGEDGTVQGLLTLAGIPFVGSGVLGSAVSMDKVMTKQVLASAGIAQVAWRLAVRREWQQTPDAVRARAAELGYPLFVKPANLGSSVGISKVGTPAELDGALQLAFSLDRRVILEAMTAHKPREIEVGILGNDAPIASPVGELRFDAEFYDYETKYTEGRAAMHIPAPLPPEVAEQARQTALTAFRALDCAGLARVDFFYLEQTGELLLNEVNTMPGFTTTSMYPKLFEAAGLSYSELVTRLVQLALEER; from the coding sequence GTGAAGAAGCGCATTTTGCTGCTGGCCGGGGGCCAGTCCGGAGAACACGAGGTCAGCCTGCTCAGCGCCCGCAGTGTTCTGGGTGCCCTGCCGCGCGACCAGTTCGACGTGACGCCCGTGGTGATCAGCAAGCAGGGGCGCTGGCTGCCGCCCACCGAAACGGTCCGTGCGCTGGAACAGGGCGCGGCGCCCGTGGGCGGCGACCTTGTGCTGCACCGCGCTGCCAGTGCCGAAGGGTACGACGCGGTGTTTCCGCTGCTGCACGGTCCCATGGGCGAGGACGGCACTGTTCAGGGCCTGCTGACCCTGGCCGGCATTCCCTTTGTGGGCAGCGGCGTGCTGGGCAGTGCGGTGAGCATGGACAAGGTGATGACCAAGCAGGTGCTGGCCTCGGCCGGGATTGCCCAGGTGGCGTGGCGGCTGGCCGTGCGCCGCGAGTGGCAGCAGACCCCGGATGCCGTGCGGGCGCGCGCCGCCGAACTGGGCTACCCCCTGTTCGTCAAGCCGGCCAACCTGGGCTCCAGCGTGGGGATCAGCAAGGTGGGCACCCCCGCTGAATTGGACGGCGCCCTGCAGCTGGCGTTCAGCCTGGACCGCCGCGTGATTCTGGAAGCCATGACCGCCCACAAGCCCCGCGAGATCGAGGTGGGCATTCTGGGCAACGACGCGCCCATCGCCAGCCCGGTGGGCGAACTGCGCTTCGACGCCGAGTTCTACGACTACGAAACCAAGTACACCGAGGGCCGCGCGGCCATGCATATCCCCGCGCCCCTACCCCCGGAGGTGGCCGAGCAGGCCCGCCAGACCGCCCTGACTGCCTTCCGCGCCCTGGACTGCGCGGGGCTGGCCCGCGTGGATTTCTTCTACCTGGAACAGACCGGCGAACTGCTGCTGAACGAGGTCAACACCATGCCCGGTTTTACCACCACCAGCATGTACCCCAAGCTGTTCGAGGCGGCGGGCCTGAGCTACAGCGAACTGGTGACGAGGCTGGTGCAGCTGGCGCTAGAGGAGAGGTGA